The genomic window AACAAGAGAGGAGTACACACATGAAACTTACGGGCAACACGATCTTCATCACCGGCTGCGGATCGGGCATCGGGCGCGGCCTGGCAGAGGCGCTCCACAAACGCGGCAATCAGGTGATCATCGCCGGCCGACGCAAGGGGCGCCTCACCGAGGTCGCCCGCGCCAACCCCGGCGTACGGTGGGTCGAGCTTGACATGGAGGACCCCGCCAGCATCTCCGCCGTCGCCGGCAGGCTCATCGCGGAGTACCCGAAGCTCAACGTGCTGATTAACAACGCCGGCGTCATGCAAGTCGACGACGTCTCCGCCCCGATCGACGAGAAGATGCTGGTCACCACGCTCACGACGAACGTCATGGGGCCGATCCGGATGACCGGTGCGCTGATCGAGCACCTGAAGCGTCAGGACGACGCGGCCGTGATCAACACCTCGTCGGGCCTGGGGTTCGTTCCGCTCGCAATGACGGCGGTCTATTCGGCGACGAAGGCCGCGCTGCACTCGTATACGTTGTCGCTCCGCTACAAGCTCAAGGGCACCCAGGTGAAAGCGCTTGAGATCGCGCCGCCATGGGTGCAGACGGACCTGCTCGGCAGCAATAACGAACCGCGGGCCATGCCGCTCGCCGAGTTCATCGAAGAGACGATGCGGATCCTCGGGACAGACGCGGAGGAAGTGCTGGTCGAGCGGGCAAAGCCGCTCCGAAACAACGTCGGCCCCAATGAGGCCGCGTTCGTGATCCAGTTCAATGATATGATGGCTGGCCCGAAGTGACTGGTCGGGGCGCGGCGTGTGCGCGACCCTGGCCATACGGTGCAAGGCGTGTTTTGTTGGACGTGTGACGGGATTTGGACAATCCGCGTGTTTTGCGTGATGATTCCCGCGATGGTCGCTCTGCCAAGGAATCGAGAGGGTCAGAGATTATCGATGGCGAGACGTGATGGGCCATCAGGCGCAACAACCCTCATCAACCATGCGGCATCGCTATTTTTCGCTCATCGTCGTGGCCATCGGAATCCTCTTGACGCTCGGCTCGCTCCGCGTCGGCTGGCGTTTGGATGATTACTACGAGCGATGGATCATTTCCGGCTCGCCGATCTTTTCCGAGGTGGGCCGCAAACCGATCGACGCCTTTTGTTTTGCCGACGGCGATCCGCAGCGAACAGAGCGCATGATCGACGTCGGCCTGCTCCCCTGGTGGATCGATCCGCATTTCAAAGCCGCGTTCTGGAAGCCGATCACGGTCCTGACGCACATGCTCGACTACCGTCTGTGGCCCGACACGCCGAGTCTCATGCACGCGCAGAGCATCTTCTGGTTTGCCCTGTTGGTCTTGAGTGCCTGCCTTCTGTATCGGCGGATCATGCGCCCGACGCTGGCCGCGGAATTTGCCGGCTTGCTTTACGCGATCGACTGTTCCCGCGCTATCCCTGTTGCCTGGCTGGCCAATCGCAACGCGGTCCTTGCCGGGCTGTTTGGAATTCTGGCAATCCATGCGCACTTTCAGTCACGCCGCAAACAAGGGCGCGTCTGGGA from Pirellulales bacterium includes these protein-coding regions:
- a CDS encoding SDR family NAD(P)-dependent oxidoreductase, giving the protein MKLTGNTIFITGCGSGIGRGLAEALHKRGNQVIIAGRRKGRLTEVARANPGVRWVELDMEDPASISAVAGRLIAEYPKLNVLINNAGVMQVDDVSAPIDEKMLVTTLTTNVMGPIRMTGALIEHLKRQDDAAVINTSSGLGFVPLAMTAVYSATKAALHSYTLSLRYKLKGTQVKALEIAPPWVQTDLLGSNNEPRAMPLAEFIEETMRILGTDAEEVLVERAKPLRNNVGPNEAAFVIQFNDMMAGPK